In Cyanobium sp. WAJ14-Wanaka, a single genomic region encodes these proteins:
- a CDS encoding beta-ketoacyl-ACP synthase III: MALVGSGSAVPAASISNTQLSSRVDTNDDWIRSRTGIAARRVAGPSESLTVLATRAAQAALDHAGWTAEDLDLILLATSSPDDLFGTAPRVQGALGAKNAVAFDLTAACSGFLFSLITASQYLASGAMRRALVIGADQLSRWVDWDDRSTCVLFGDGAAAVAVEACPSSENGLLGFRMRSDGSRNGCLTLAQIPSHEPLIEGLSAQKGGFAPIQMNGQEVYKFAVREVPAILAELLEATGTSADQLQWLLLHQANQRILDAVADRFSMPHEQVLSNLSHYGNTSAATIPLMLDEAVKDGRVQSGHLLASSGFGAGLSWGAALLRWSGPQG, from the coding sequence ATGGCCCTGGTGGGTAGTGGCAGCGCCGTACCGGCCGCCAGCATCAGCAACACCCAGCTCAGCAGCCGGGTAGACACCAACGACGACTGGATCCGCAGCCGCACGGGCATCGCGGCGCGCCGGGTGGCGGGCCCCTCCGAATCCCTGACCGTGCTGGCCACGCGGGCGGCCCAGGCGGCCCTTGACCACGCCGGCTGGACAGCTGAGGATCTCGATCTGATCCTGCTGGCCACCTCCAGCCCCGACGACCTCTTCGGCACCGCCCCGCGGGTGCAGGGGGCCCTGGGGGCCAAAAATGCCGTGGCCTTTGACCTCACCGCCGCCTGCAGTGGCTTTCTGTTTTCCCTGATCACCGCCAGCCAATACCTGGCCAGTGGGGCGATGCGGCGCGCCCTGGTGATCGGCGCCGACCAACTCAGCCGCTGGGTCGACTGGGACGACCGCAGCACCTGTGTGCTGTTTGGCGATGGGGCAGCGGCGGTGGCCGTGGAGGCCTGCCCAAGCTCTGAAAACGGGCTACTTGGCTTTCGGATGCGCTCCGACGGCAGTCGCAACGGCTGCCTAACCCTGGCCCAAATCCCCAGCCACGAACCGCTAATAGAAGGCCTCAGTGCCCAGAAGGGCGGCTTTGCGCCGATCCAAATGAATGGCCAGGAGGTCTACAAGTTCGCGGTGCGGGAAGTGCCAGCAATCCTGGCGGAACTACTTGAGGCCACCGGCACCAGCGCTGACCAGTTGCAATGGCTGTTGTTGCACCAGGCCAACCAACGCATCCTCGATGCGGTGGCGGATCGTTTTTCGATGCCCCACGAACAGGTGCTCAGCAACCTCAGCCATTACGGCAACACCTCCGCCGCCACCATTCCGTTGATGCTCGATGAGGCCGTCAAGGATGGGCGGGTGCAGAGCGGCCATCTGTTGGCCAGCAGCGGCTTCGGCGCGGGCTTGAGCTGGGGGGCGGCCCTGCTGCGCTGGTCCGGGCCCCAGGGCTAA
- the fabD gene encoding ACP S-malonyltransferase: MGIAWVFPGQGSQKVGMAGGLLELPGARQAFDQASALVGRDLLAICQGEAGDADASGLGPSDLNDTRNTQPALFVIESLLAGQLWAQGRRPSLVAGHSLGELVALHVAGVFDFSTGLELMKIRSELMAAAGGGAMTAVMGFEREELDALVVATDGVVIANDNSSAQVVLSGHPEAVAAVSSQLTCKRAIPLAVSGAFHSPLMDEAARAFAEKLETVTFANAQIPVLSNTDPHPETNGDSLKARLINQMTTGVRWREIMDRFSAEGVETSVEIGPGNVLSGLIKRSCPGVTTAQIANAADLGL, translated from the coding sequence ATGGGCATTGCCTGGGTTTTTCCTGGTCAGGGATCACAAAAGGTCGGCATGGCCGGGGGCCTGCTGGAGCTGCCAGGGGCGCGGCAAGCCTTTGACCAGGCCTCGGCGCTAGTGGGTCGTGATCTGCTGGCGATCTGCCAAGGGGAAGCCGGCGATGCCGATGCAAGCGGCCTAGGCCCTAGCGATCTCAACGACACCCGCAACACCCAGCCGGCGCTGTTCGTAATCGAAAGCCTGCTGGCAGGCCAACTGTGGGCCCAAGGCCGCCGCCCCTCCCTGGTGGCAGGCCACAGCCTCGGTGAATTGGTGGCCCTGCACGTGGCCGGGGTCTTCGACTTCAGCACTGGCCTGGAGCTGATGAAAATTCGCAGTGAGCTGATGGCCGCCGCCGGTGGCGGGGCCATGACCGCCGTGATGGGCTTCGAGCGCGAGGAATTGGATGCCCTTGTGGTCGCCACCGATGGCGTGGTGATCGCCAACGACAACAGCAGTGCCCAGGTGGTGCTCTCTGGCCATCCCGAGGCCGTGGCAGCCGTAAGCAGCCAACTCACCTGCAAACGAGCCATCCCGCTGGCGGTCAGCGGTGCCTTCCACTCCCCCTTGATGGATGAAGCAGCCCGGGCCTTTGCCGAAAAGCTCGAGACGGTGACCTTTGCCAATGCCCAGATTCCCGTGCTGAGCAACACCGATCCCCACCCTGAAACCAATGGGGACTCCCTTAAGGCCCGGCTGATCAACCAGATGACCACCGGGGTCCGCTGGCGAGAAATTATGGATCGTTTCAGTGCCGAGGGCGTCGAAACCAGCGTGGAAATTGGTCCCGGCAATGTGTTGAGCGGTTTAATCAAGCGCAGTTGCCCAGGCGTCACCACGGCCCAAATTGCCAACGCTGCGGATTTGGGGCTGTGA